One genomic region from Pseudoduganella lutea encodes:
- a CDS encoding MFS transporter, with protein MRQIDVQGMADNARFNRFHASILAWCAIIIICDGYDLAVAGIALPSIMKEMGITAQNAGFMVSSALFGMMFGAIFLGTIADRIGRRAAIAICLALFSVFTAAAGMTNDPYVFSAMRFLAGLGIGGVMPNVVAQMTEYAPKKIRATLVTLMFSGYAVGGMLAALLGKGMIEAWGWQSVFLAAGVPVVLIPFVLKSLPESLPFLVRAGRLDEVTEIIGKLEPTFMPRHDDAYALPSADRASGAPIGRLFQDGRGFSTVMFWIAFFMCLFMVYALSSWLAKLMAGAGYSLGSALTFVLVLNFGAVIGAVGGGWLADRFHIKYVLVAMYALAAVSITLLGYPVSTPVLFVLVGLAGASTIGTQIVTYAYAGQFYPAAVRTTGIGWASGVGRAGAIMAPIVIGTLVGMMLPLQYNFIAIAIPAVIAAVAIGLIRHGKSAAAHGPVAEKFAEPAKA; from the coding sequence ATGCGGCAAATCGACGTGCAAGGCATGGCGGACAACGCCCGGTTCAACCGCTTCCATGCCAGCATCCTGGCATGGTGCGCCATCATCATCATCTGCGACGGCTATGACCTGGCAGTGGCGGGCATCGCGCTGCCTTCGATCATGAAGGAAATGGGCATCACCGCGCAGAATGCCGGATTCATGGTCAGCTCGGCGCTGTTCGGCATGATGTTCGGCGCGATCTTCCTCGGCACGATCGCCGACCGCATCGGCCGCCGCGCCGCCATCGCCATCTGCCTGGCGCTGTTTTCCGTCTTCACCGCCGCGGCTGGCATGACGAACGATCCATATGTGTTCAGCGCGATGCGTTTTCTCGCAGGACTCGGGATCGGCGGAGTCATGCCGAACGTGGTGGCCCAGATGACGGAATACGCGCCGAAGAAAATCCGCGCCACGCTGGTCACCCTGATGTTTTCAGGGTATGCCGTGGGGGGCATGCTGGCAGCGCTGCTGGGCAAGGGCATGATCGAGGCGTGGGGCTGGCAATCGGTATTCCTGGCCGCCGGCGTGCCGGTCGTGCTGATTCCGTTCGTCCTGAAGTCGCTGCCGGAATCCCTGCCGTTCCTGGTGCGGGCAGGGCGGCTCGACGAGGTGACGGAGATCATCGGCAAACTCGAGCCAACGTTCATGCCGCGGCACGACGATGCCTACGCGCTGCCGTCGGCGGACCGTGCTTCCGGTGCGCCGATCGGCCGGCTGTTCCAGGATGGCCGCGGCTTCTCGACGGTGATGTTCTGGATCGCGTTCTTCATGTGCCTGTTCATGGTGTATGCACTGAGCTCGTGGCTGGCGAAGCTGATGGCGGGAGCAGGCTACAGCCTGGGATCGGCATTGACGTTCGTGCTGGTGCTGAACTTCGGCGCGGTCATCGGTGCGGTCGGCGGCGGCTGGCTGGCCGACCGCTTCCACATCAAGTATGTGCTGGTGGCCATGTATGCGCTGGCCGCCGTGTCGATCACGCTGCTCGGCTATCCGGTATCGACACCCGTGCTGTTCGTGCTGGTCGGCCTGGCCGGCGCCTCCACCATCGGCACCCAGATCGTCACCTACGCCTACGCCGGCCAGTTCTACCCAGCGGCAGTGCGCACCACTGGTATCGGCTGGGCTTCCGGCGTGGGCCGCGCCGGCGCGATCATGGCGCCCATCGTGATCGGCACGCTCGTCGGCATGATGCTGCCCCTCCAGTACAACTTCATCGCGATCGCCATCCCGGCCGTGATCGCCGCGGTGGCCATCGGCTTGATCCGGCACGGCAAGTCCGCCGCCGCGCACGGACCCGTTGCCGAAAAATTTGCCGAGCCTGCAAAGGCCTGA
- a CDS encoding cation diffusion facilitator family transporter, whose amino-acid sequence MDDATHKVKGERVEEGGAGLPPAAAPAPDPSREASQKVIYAAIVANLGIAAAKFTVAGITGSAAMVAEGIHSAVDTGNELLLLLGERRSARPPDRQHPFGYGKSLYFWALIVALSVFSLGGGLSIYHGVAALQAPPPLEDPLWNYVVLGAAAVFEGYSWNVSREALNAVRRPGTSLWQAVRASKDASVFTVFIEDSAALLGIAIAAAGIALGHYFDNPYIDPAASILIGLLLVGAAAMLARETGGLLVGESIDRDELAALHALFARESALESVASLRTMQMGPGDLLLAASVQFRRGMPIDEVEQAIARLEAAVAAGHPAIRHIYFEASSLRAVLH is encoded by the coding sequence ATGGACGACGCCACGCACAAAGTGAAGGGTGAACGCGTAGAGGAGGGCGGCGCCGGCCTGCCGCCCGCGGCCGCCCCGGCGCCAGACCCATCGCGCGAAGCATCGCAGAAAGTGATCTACGCCGCGATCGTCGCCAACCTGGGCATCGCCGCCGCCAAGTTCACCGTGGCAGGCATCACCGGCAGCGCGGCGATGGTGGCCGAAGGCATCCACTCGGCCGTGGACACGGGCAACGAACTGCTGTTGCTGCTGGGCGAGCGGCGCAGTGCGCGCCCGCCCGACCGCCAGCATCCGTTCGGCTATGGCAAGTCGCTGTACTTCTGGGCGCTGATCGTCGCGCTGTCGGTGTTTTCGCTGGGTGGCGGGCTGTCGATCTACCACGGCGTCGCCGCGCTCCAGGCCCCGCCGCCGCTGGAAGACCCGTTGTGGAACTATGTCGTGCTCGGGGCCGCCGCCGTGTTCGAGGGCTACAGCTGGAACGTGTCGCGCGAGGCCCTGAACGCCGTACGCAGGCCCGGCACGTCGCTGTGGCAGGCCGTTCGCGCCAGCAAGGATGCATCGGTCTTCACGGTCTTCATCGAAGACTCGGCCGCGCTGCTCGGCATCGCGATCGCCGCGGCCGGCATCGCGCTGGGCCACTACTTCGACAATCCGTATATCGACCCGGCCGCCTCGATCCTCATCGGCCTGCTCCTGGTGGGCGCGGCCGCGATGCTGGCGCGGGAAACCGGCGGCCTGCTGGTGGGCGAAAGCATCGACCGCGACGAACTGGCGGCCCTGCACGCGCTGTTTGCACGCGAGAGCGCACTGGAGTCGGTGGCAAGTTTGCGCACCATGCAGATGGGCCCTGGCGACTTGCTGCTCGCGGCATCCGTCCAGTTCCGGCGCGGCATGCCGATCGACGAGGTGGAGCAGGCGATCGCCCGGCTCGAGGCGGCGGTGGCGGCCGGGCATCCCGCGATCCGCCACATCTATTTCGAGGCATCCTCCTTGCGCGCTGTCCTGCACTGA